Proteins found in one Mytilus trossulus isolate FHL-02 unplaced genomic scaffold, PNRI_Mtr1.1.1.hap1 h1tg000233l__unscaffolded, whole genome shotgun sequence genomic segment:
- the LOC134701217 gene encoding peroxisomal membrane protein PEX14-like, translating into MTDETNRKVELSKDVLAPSDGPREELISTAIKFLQNPKVQQSPVSQRKAFLERKGLTKEEIEIAVERSGVPPDKPTQVYPPQPPGIQAPIPGAVVPYQQSAPPVGTLVKIRDVLHTIALIGGLSYAAYKFFKEYLLPWILGKPKTEDRLDKIESMVIELQKNIVETLSKIQLTLTSMQETMSTNQEKVQAISHEVYSQRSSTAMSNINESQFATEMKSELQTVKGLLLNRRQFPPTPSSSSLPAWQLSQTSSPTSKSNMVKPSGDATTKSEPSHDATITSEPSGDATLVSDEANLNQNKDDRTNGENIDEVKVNFSIEETTNVEMSESSQPIKTDVSDILNQSEDNILQIKSKEENDNEEVD; encoded by the exons ATGACAGACGAAACAAATAGAAAG gtTGAATTATCCAAGGATGTTTTAGCTCCTTCTGACGGACCAAGAGAAGAGCTG atatcAACAGCAATAAAGTTTTTACAGAACCCTAAAGTTCAACAAAGTCCTGTGTCACAAAGGAAAGCTTTCTTAGAGAGAAAAG gCCTCACAAAAGAAGAGATAGAAATTGCTGTAGAAAGATCAGGTGTACCCCCAGATAAACCTACCCAAGTATACCCACCCCAGCCTCCTGGAATACAGGCACCAATACCTGGAGCAGTGGTACCCTACCAACAGTCAG cgCCCCCTGTTGGTACATTAGTAAAGATAAGAGATGTGTTACACACAATAGCTTTAATAGGAGGCTTAAGTTATGCTGCCTATAAATTTTTCAAG GAATATTTACTGCCATGGATTTTAGGTAAACCAAAGACAGAAGACAGATTAGATAAAATTGAGAGCATGGTGATAGAGCTTCAAAAAAACATTGTGGAGACTTTGTCAAAGATTCAACTAACCTTGACCTCCATGCAGGAAACAATGTCAACCAATCAGGAGAAAGTACAGGCAATATCACATGAAGTCTACTCACAAAGG TCTTCCACAGCCATGAGTAATATCAACGAGTCACAGTTTGCCACAGAAATGAAGTCAGAGCTGCAGACTGTAAAAGGATTATTATTAAACAG ACGACAGTTCCCACCAACACCATCCTCATCATCACTGCCAGCATGGCAACTCAGTCAGACTTCTAGTCCTACCAGCAAATCAAACATGGTCAAACCTAGTGGGGATGCCACAACAAAGTCAGAACCTAGCCATGATGCCACAATAACATCAGAACCTAGCGGGGATGCCACATTAGTGTCAGATGAAGCAAACTTAAATCAGAATAAAGATGATAGAACAAATGGAGAAAATATTGATGAA gTAAAAGTGAATTTCAGCATTGAAGAAACTACAAATGTTGAAATGTCAGAAAGttctcaaccaatcaaaacagACGTGAGTGATATTCTGAACCAATCAGAGGacaacattttacaaataaaatcaaaggaGGAAAATGACAACGAAGAGGTTGATTAA
- the LOC134701194 gene encoding uncharacterized protein LOC134701194, with product MFRAHTLVTAVLCISFFYYDIVSDILLAVQYYNDGNFRAFIFTTAFIALPLFVVNVMNIYLIINRKHCSWEDSKQFFISTGKQIKITQCIKANKQTKEINAQRKFKVKNENNNVEENESRESDDGNVSGPFAKTLRCFVSFPLLSGTVDRTFTHIYHGIKSRSKSTNDEMRKIHYKYSLENNAAETRLKIIEAFMEATPQLMLQIYFTLTAPVDEDISTQMVRAASILGSWISVTASVLAYTNAMYNLTVNKVSVVYKFLRFVQTASGIGLRIVLIPIFTVEFGYYVIVIVLSHWLIMVVTLMYRECTRKSTRIKSQRKAGFLSIVSYRSIILIFTSATTAKRHLEAIRGEMMYSVLVYVENLTMFVLWISTTLITGLYYNVIIRFIATLEGLRVGSFLIRHLYKCMCAKRKLETDL from the coding sequence ATGTTCCGAGCACATACTTTAGTAACAGCAGtactttgtatttcttttttctattatgATATAGTGTCCGATATTCTGTTGGCTGTACAGTATTACAATGACGGTAATTTTAGAGCTTTTATATTTACTACAGCGTTTATTGCCCTTCCACTTTTTGTTGTTAACGTTATGaatatatatcttattataaacagaaaacattgtTCGTGGGAGGATTCCAAACAATTCTTTATATCAACgggaaaacaaattaaaataacacaatGCATTAaggcaaacaaacaaacaaaagaaattaacGCACAACGAAAGTTCAAGGTCAAAAATGAGAATAATAATGTCGAGGAGAACGAGTCGAGAGAATCCGATGATGGCAATGTTTCTGGACCATTTGCAAAGACATTAAGATGTTTCGTTTCGTTTCCATTACTCTCTGGTACCGTTGACAGAACATTTacacatatttatcatggaatAAAGAGCAGGTCAAAATCCACAAATGATGAGATGCGCAAAATACATTACAAATACAGTTTGGAAAACAATGCAGCCGAAACAAGATTGAAAATTATTGAGGCTTTTATGGAGGCCACCCCGCAGCTAATGCTTCAGATTTATTTTACTCTGACAGCACCAGTTGATGAAGATATAAGTACACAAATGGTTCGTGCAGCATCAATCCTCGGATCCTGGATAAGTGTAACTGCTTCAGTTCTAGCTTATACCAACGCTATGTACAATCTTACTGTTAACAAAGTGTCAGTGGTATACAAATTCTTACGATTTGTCCAAACTGCATCTGGAATTGGATTAAGAATAGTGCTTATTCCAATATTTACTGTAGAATTCGGGTACTATGTTATCGTGATTGTATTATCTCATTGGTTGATTATGGTAGTCACTCTGATGTACAGGGAATGCACACGCAAATCCACAAGGATAAAAAGTCAAAGGAAAGCCGGTTTTCTTTCCATTGTCAGCTACAgaagtattattttaattttcacgTCTGCAACTACTGCCAAACGGCACCTAGAAGCCATTAGAGGAGAAATGATGTATAGTGTCCTGGTTTATGTGGAAAATTTAACCATGTTTGTTCTTTGGATAAGTACCACTTTGATAACTGGACTCTATTACAATGTAATCATAAGATTTATAGCAACATTGGAAGGTTTGAGAGTAGGATCATTTCTAATAAGACacttatacaaatgtatgtgtgCAAAACGAAAACTGGAAACTGATCTTTGA